GCTCATGACGATGCTCATCGCCATCCCGACCGGTGTGAAGATCTTCAACTGGATCGGAACGATGTGGCGGGGCTCGATCACCTTCGAGACGCCCATGGTGTTCGCCCTCGGCTTCCTCGTCTCGTTCGTGTTCGGCGGGCTCACCGGCGTCATCCTGGCATCGCCGCCGCTGGACTTCCACATCACCGACTCGTACTTCGTGGTGGCGCACTTCCACTACGTGGTCTTCGGCACCGTCGTGTTCGCCATGTTCTCCGGCTTCTACTTCTGGTGGCCGAAGTGGACCGGACGGATGCTGAACGAGCGCCTCGGCTACATCCACTTCTGGATGCTGTTCATCGGCTTCCACATGACCTTCCTCGTGCAGCACTGGCTGGGCGTGGACGGCATGCCGCGTCGCTACGCCGACTATTCGGCCTATGACAACTGGGAATGGGGCAACCAGGTCTCCACGATCGGTGCCGTCATCCTCGGCGCATCCATGCTGCCGTTCTTCCTGAACGTCTGGATCACGGCTCGCAAGGCGCCGAAGGTCACCGTCGACGACCCGTGGGGCTATGGCGCATCTCTCGAGTGGGCGACGTCCTGCCCGCCGCCGCGTCATAACTTCACGTCCATCCCGCGCATCCGCAGTGAGCGCCCTGCATTCGACCTGAACCACCCCGAGGCGGCTGAGCAGCCCGTGCCGGTGGGTGCCGCGACCGGAGAGGCCAAGTAACCCATGCGCACCAATATCGTCGTCTGGTGGGTCCTCGTCGGCTTCTTCGGGATCCTGTCCGCGGTCTACACCGTCTGGAACCTGCTCGATCCGTTCCACGGCTACGTGGAGTGGGTCGGCACGGTCGGACTGCTGTTCATCGCCTTCATGGCCGCGATGATCGCGATCTACCTGCGCAAGACCTACAGCGCACAGGGCGGGGAACTGCCCGAGGACGTGCTGACCGCCGACATCGATGACGGTGACCCGGAGCTCGGCGAGTTCAGCCCGTGGTCGTGGTGGCCGATCGTCCTGGCCGGTTCCGCCTCCGTCTTCATGGTCGGACTTGCCGTCGGGCATTTCCTGCTGCCGATCGGGCTGGCGATCTTCGTGGTTGCGATCGTCGGCTGGGTGTACGAGTACTACCGCGGACATTTCGCCCGCTGACCGAAGCAGAGAAGCACCCCCGTGGCCTCAGACCCGGGGGTGCTTCGTCGTTCATGCTGTGCATCGGCGTCCCGGCGCATACCGAGAGGCCAGCTGTCAGGGCCTCGTGCGGATGCGGGGCACACCGGTGAGCGGATCGATGGGGCGGCGATGCACCCCGTCGTGGTCCTCGACGGGGTAACCCTCGCGCACCCAGTACTCGAAGCCGCCGATCAGCTCGCGCACGGGGTAGCCCAGCTTCGCGAACTCCAGGGCGCCCTTGGCACCGGCGTTGCATCCCGGGCTCCAGCAGTACACGACCACCTCGGAGCCCTCCGGAACCTCCTTCGGGGCCCTCTCTGAGATCTCCCGGTAATGCATGTGCACGGCGCCCGGGATGCGCCCCTGCGCCCACGCCTCATCCGTGCGCACGTCGATCACCACGACCGCCTCACCGGCCTTCTGAGCGGTGTACAGGTCGCTGCCATCGGTCTCGTAGGCGAGCTTGGCGGCGAAGAAGTCCTCACGATCGATCATGCGATCAGGCTACCCCGGGGCAATGAAGAGGGCCCCGTCTGTGACAGACGGGGCCCTCTTCGGGGAGCGGGGAGGGTTACTCTCCGCCCTCCGACTTCTTGCGCGGCTTCTTCTTCGCCGGCTCCTTGGCGATCACCGAACTCGGAGTGTTCGGCGTCTCATCGACCGTGATGTCGGCGGGCTCGATCTGATCCTCCGAGGTCACACCTGCGCGCGCGTGCGCACCCGCGATCTCTTCGGCCTCGATCTCGGCATCGTGCGCGAGGGCGTGCTGCTGGTGAGCATCCGCCGCGTCGATCTGCGCCTGAGTGAGCGGCTGCAGCCGATCCTCGAAGAACCAGCGCGAGAGCGAGGAGCGCAGGTTCTCGTGCCACGGGATGCGGCCCTTCGCGTTCGGCCGGACCACCAGCGGCTGGTAGGTCTCGTAGTCGATGAGCTTCCAGCGGTCGTACACATCGACCGGCTGGTGCACCTCGACGAACTCGCCACCAGGCAGACGCACGATGCGTCCGGACTCGTAGCCGTGCAGCACGATCTCGCGGTCCTTCTTCTGCAGCGCGATGCAGATGCGCTTGGTGATGAAGTACCCGAGCACCGGTCCGACGATCAGCAGCGCCTGGAGCGTGTGGATCACGCCCTCCATGGTCAACATGAAGTGCGTCGCCATGAGGTCGGACGATGCGGCCGCCCACAGCACCGCATAGAAGATCATGCCGGCGACGCCGATGGCCGTGCGCGTCGCTGCGTTGCGCGGGCGGTCGGCGATGTGGTGCTCGCGCTTGTCGCCGGTGACCCAGGCCTCGATGAAGGGGTACAGGGCGACGAGGACGATGAACACACCCAGCACGGCGACCGGGATCAGGATGCCCAGCGACAGGGTGAAGTTGCCTAGCGGAACATCCAGATGCGGGGGAGCGAGGCGCAGCGCGCCGTCGGCGAAGCCGATGTACCAGTCGGGCTGGGTACCCGCCGACACCGGTGACGGGTCGTACGGACCGTAGTTCCACACCGGGTTGATCTGGAAGAAGGTGGCTATCAGCACGATGGTGCCGAAGACGATGAACAGGAAACCGCCCATCTTGGACATGTAGACCGGCATCATCGGGTAGCCCACGACGTTGTCGTTCGAGCGGCCGGGACCGGCGAACTGGGTGTGCTTGTTGATGACCATCAGCATGAGGTGAAGGGCGACGAACGCGATCACCAGCAGCGGCAGCAGCAGGATGTGCAGCGTGTACAGGCGACCGACGATGTCACTGCCGGGGAACTCGCCGCCGAAGATCAGGAACGAGGTCCAGGTGCCGATCAGCGGGATGCCCTTGATCATGCCGTCGATGATGCGCAGGCCGTTGCCGGAGAGCAGGTCGTCCGGAAGCGAGTAGCCGGTGAAGCCCTCGGCCATCGCCAGGATGAACAGCACGAAGCCGATCACCCAGTTCAGCTCGCGCGGCTTGCGGAATGCACCGGTGAAGAACACGCGCAGCATGTGGATGCCGATGCCGGCGACGAAGACCAGCGCCGCCCAGTGGTGGATCTGGCGGACCAGCAGGCCGCCGCGCAGATCGAACGAGATGTGCAGCGTCGACTCCAGCGCCGCCGACATCTCGATGCCCCGCATCGGCTCGTACGCGCCGGTGTAGTGCGTGGGAACCATCGTGGCCTGGAAGAAGAATGTCAGGAACGTGCCCGACAGGAAGACGACGACGAAGCTCCACAGTGCGATCTCGCCGAGCATGAACGACCAGTGATCGGGGAAGATCTTCCGGCCGAGCTCCTTGACGAACCCGGAGAGGCTGGTGCGCTCGTCGATGTAGTTGGCCGTGGCGCCGATGAAGCGGCCGCCGAGCGGCTTGTCCCTCGTGTCAGCGGGCTTGGTGTCCTCGTGAAGAGTTGCGGTGCTCAATGACGCTCCCAGAAGCTCGGGCCGACAGGTTCGTTGAAGTCGTCGGTGGCGATGAGGTAGCCCTCATCGTCGACGGCGATCGGCAGCTGCGGCAGCGGGCGCGCAGCCGGTCCGAAGATGACCTTGGCGTGGTCGGTGACGTCGAACTGCGACTGGTGGCAGGGGCACAGCAGGTGGTGCGTCTGCTGCTCGTAGAGCGCGACAGGGCATCCGACGTGGGTACAGACCTTGGAGTACGCGACGATGCCGTTGTACGACCAGCTCTTGCGCTCCTCGGACTCGATCAGCTGCTCCGGGCGCAGGCGCATCAGCAGAACGATCGCCTTGGCCTTCTCCTCGAGCAGACCGCCCGCGTGGCCGAGTTCGTTCAGCCCTTCGGGGATCACGTGCACAGCCGACCCCAGCGTGACGTCCGCAGCGCGGATCGGCGTGCCCTCGGGGTCGTGGACCAGACGTGTGCCGGCCTTCCACATGGTGTGCTGCAGGAGGGCAACCGGGTCGCCGGCCTGCGGGTTATCCGGAGTGGCGAACGGTGCGAGGCCGCGGAACAGCGTGACGCCCGGGACGATGGAGGCCACGACGGCGGCGATCAGCGAGTTGCGGATCATCGTGCGGCGGCCGAACCCGGACTCCTCGTTCGCGTCGGCGAACGCCTGGACAGCCGCCTCGCGTGTGCTGTCGCGACCGCGCGTCGGGTGACGGTGCTCGATGAACTCCTTGTCGTTCATCAGTGTCTTCGACCAGTGGATCGCGCCGATTCCGATGCTCAGCAGGGCGAGGGCGATGCCCAGGCCGATGAACAGGTTGTTGTAGCGCACATCGATGAGTGAACCCGACTCGATCGGGAACAGCATGTACGCGGCGACCGCCCAGATGCTGCCTGCCAGCGACAGGTAGAAGAGCGTGTAGACGGTGCGAGCCGCGGTCCTCTCGACCTTCGGATCCTTGTCCGTCATCCGCTCACGGTGTGGCGGCACTCCCGGATTCACTGCGGGATCGCTGACTGCGACGCCCAGCCCCGGTGAGGGCTGGTAGGCCCGCTCCAGAGCCTGCGTGTCGTCGTCGTTTGCCATGGTGCTCCTCGTGCGTGGTTCGTCGATGAAAGTGCGTCAGTTGGACTTCGCCGTGATCCACACGGTGAGGGCGACCAGTGCGCCGATGCCGAAGATCCAGATGAACAGGCCCTCGGAGACGGGGCCCAGCGAGCCGAGCGTGAATCCGCCGACCTGGACCTCGTTCTGCTGGAACACCAGGGCGGCGATGATGTCGCGCTTGTCCTCGGTGCTCAGGTTCGTGTCGCCGAACACGGGCATGTTCTGCGGACCGGTGACCATGGCCGCGTAGATGTGCAGCGCGCTCGTCGAGGTCAGCGCCGGGGCGTACTTGCCCTCGGTGAGCGCACCACCGGCGGCGGCGACGTTGTGGCACATCGCACAGTTGATGCGGAACAGCTCCGCACCCTTCGAGATGTTGCGCTCATCGGAGGCGTTCTCAGGATTGGCCTCACCCGAGAGCACCCAGTCCTCCGGGTAGGTCGGGCCGGGGGCGACGGACTGCACGTAGGCGGCCATGGCGCGGATCTGCGCCTCGGTGAACTGCGGCGCCTTCTGCGGAGCCTGCGGCCCCTGCATCTGCAGCGGCATCCGGCCGGTCGCCAGCTGGAACTCGACAGACAGCTCGCCCACGCCGATCAGGCTCGGACCCTCGCTGGTGCCCTGCAGATCCATGCCGTGACAGGTCGCGCAGTTGGCGGTGAACAGCTTCTGCCCGTCGGCGACCGTCAGCTCGGCCGCGGTGCTGGTCTGCGTGTCGGCTGTCGCACCCATCGCTGCCGTCGCGCCGGCGTAGACGCCGCCGGTGAGCAGCAGCCCGGCGCCGATCAGTGCGGCTGCGGCGAAGGGACTGCGGCGGCCGCGCGAACGGTGCTTCTTCTCTCGTGCCATGTCAGAAAAACGCTCCGCTCTCATTTCAGGAAGTAGATGACGAAGAACAGGACGACCCAGACGACGTCGACGAAGTGCCAGTAGTACGACACGACGATCGAGGAGGTCGCCTCCTTGTGACGGAAGTTCTTCACGGCATAGGCGCGTCCGATCACGAGGACGAAGGCGATCAGACCGCCGGTCACGTGCAGGGCGTGGAAGCCGGTGGTGAGGTAGAACGCGGAGGCGTACGAGTCGGCCTGGATCGGCAGCCCCTCGGTGACCAGCTGTGCGTACTCCCACACCTGGCCGCTGACGAAGATCGCGCCGAGGATGAAGGTGAGCCAGAACCACTCGACCATTCCCCAGCCGAACAGGCGGCGGCGGCCGGCTGCGTTCACCTTGCCGCGCGCGACATGGTACGGCTGCAGGTCCTCCGCCGCGAAGACGCCCATCTGGCAGGTGAACGACGACGCCACGAGGATGAGCGTGTTCACGAGCGCATAGGGGACGTTCAGCATCTCGGTGCGGTCGGCCCACAGCTCCGGGGAGGTGCTTCGAAGGGTGAAGTAGATCGCGAAGAGTCCCGCGAAGAACATCACCTCGCTGCCGAGCCACACGATGGTGCCGACAGCGACCGGATTGGGGCGCTTGATGGTTCTTGCCGCCGGGGCATGCGTCGCTGAGGTGGTCACAGACCCATTATGGCCGATTCTGCGCGGTGATTCTTGCACCTCCCTCGCCCGTTTCGCTGTTCCCAGACTTAGGAGGACCTAAGAAATGCCTGCGAATCCGCCTGGGGACAGCGAAGGATGCCGCGCTGCCGTCATGCGGAGACTGCACGCGCCATCGCCGGATTATGATCGCAGTCATGGCTGACTCCCTCACCTGGCCCGATGTGCTGTCCACTCTGCTGGAGAGGCGTGATCTCAGTGTCTGGGAGTCCACCTGGGCGATGCGGCAGGTGATGCAGGGCAAGGCCACTCAGGCGCAGCTGGCCGGCTTCCTGATCGCGCTGCGCGCCAAGGGCGAGACCGTCGACGAGGTCGTCGGCTTCCGAGACGCGATCCTCGAGGCCGCCGTGCCGCTGCCGGTCTCCTCGGATGTGCTCGACATCGTCGGCACCGGCGGAGACCGGGTGGGCACGGTGAACGTGTCGACGACGGCGGCCATCATCATCGGCGCCACAGGGGTCCCCGTCGTCAAGCACGGCAATCGCGCGGCGAGCTCGTCCTCGGGCTCCTCCGATGTGCTCGCCGCCCTCG
Above is a window of Microbacterium suwonense DNA encoding:
- a CDS encoding cytochrome c oxidase subunit 4 gives rise to the protein MRTNIVVWWVLVGFFGILSAVYTVWNLLDPFHGYVEWVGTVGLLFIAFMAAMIAIYLRKTYSAQGGELPEDVLTADIDDGDPELGEFSPWSWWPIVLAGSASVFMVGLAVGHFLLPIGLAIFVVAIVGWVYEYYRGHFAR
- a CDS encoding rhodanese-like domain-containing protein, whose product is MIDREDFFAAKLAYETDGSDLYTAQKAGEAVVVIDVRTDEAWAQGRIPGAVHMHYREISERAPKEVPEGSEVVVYCWSPGCNAGAKGALEFAKLGYPVRELIGGFEYWVREGYPVEDHDGVHRRPIDPLTGVPRIRTRP
- the qcrB gene encoding cytochrome bc1 complex cytochrome b subunit; the protein is MSTATLHEDTKPADTRDKPLGGRFIGATANYIDERTSLSGFVKELGRKIFPDHWSFMLGEIALWSFVVVFLSGTFLTFFFQATMVPTHYTGAYEPMRGIEMSAALESTLHISFDLRGGLLVRQIHHWAALVFVAGIGIHMLRVFFTGAFRKPRELNWVIGFVLFILAMAEGFTGYSLPDDLLSGNGLRIIDGMIKGIPLIGTWTSFLIFGGEFPGSDIVGRLYTLHILLLPLLVIAFVALHLMLMVINKHTQFAGPGRSNDNVVGYPMMPVYMSKMGGFLFIVFGTIVLIATFFQINPVWNYGPYDPSPVSAGTQPDWYIGFADGALRLAPPHLDVPLGNFTLSLGILIPVAVLGVFIVLVALYPFIEAWVTGDKREHHIADRPRNAATRTAIGVAGMIFYAVLWAAASSDLMATHFMLTMEGVIHTLQALLIVGPVLGYFITKRICIALQKKDREIVLHGYESGRIVRLPGGEFVEVHQPVDVYDRWKLIDYETYQPLVVRPNAKGRIPWHENLRSSLSRWFFEDRLQPLTQAQIDAADAHQQHALAHDAEIEAEEIAGAHARAGVTSEDQIEPADITVDETPNTPSSVIAKEPAKKKPRKKSEGGE
- the qcrA gene encoding cytochrome bc1 complex Rieske iron-sulfur subunit, encoding MANDDDTQALERAYQPSPGLGVAVSDPAVNPGVPPHRERMTDKDPKVERTAARTVYTLFYLSLAGSIWAVAAYMLFPIESGSLIDVRYNNLFIGLGIALALLSIGIGAIHWSKTLMNDKEFIEHRHPTRGRDSTREAAVQAFADANEESGFGRRTMIRNSLIAAVVASIVPGVTLFRGLAPFATPDNPQAGDPVALLQHTMWKAGTRLVHDPEGTPIRAADVTLGSAVHVIPEGLNELGHAGGLLEEKAKAIVLLMRLRPEQLIESEERKSWSYNGIVAYSKVCTHVGCPVALYEQQTHHLLCPCHQSQFDVTDHAKVIFGPAARPLPQLPIAVDDEGYLIATDDFNEPVGPSFWERH
- the qcrC gene encoding cytochrome bc1 complex diheme cytochrome c subunit, translating into MAREKKHRSRGRRSPFAAAALIGAGLLLTGGVYAGATAAMGATADTQTSTAAELTVADGQKLFTANCATCHGMDLQGTSEGPSLIGVGELSVEFQLATGRMPLQMQGPQAPQKAPQFTEAQIRAMAAYVQSVAPGPTYPEDWVLSGEANPENASDERNISKGAELFRINCAMCHNVAAAGGALTEGKYAPALTSTSALHIYAAMVTGPQNMPVFGDTNLSTEDKRDIIAALVFQQNEVQVGGFTLGSLGPVSEGLFIWIFGIGALVALTVWITAKSN
- the ctaE gene encoding aa3-type cytochrome oxidase subunit III, whose amino-acid sequence is MTTSATHAPAARTIKRPNPVAVGTIVWLGSEVMFFAGLFAIYFTLRSTSPELWADRTEMLNVPYALVNTLILVASSFTCQMGVFAAEDLQPYHVARGKVNAAGRRRLFGWGMVEWFWLTFILGAIFVSGQVWEYAQLVTEGLPIQADSYASAFYLTTGFHALHVTGGLIAFVLVIGRAYAVKNFRHKEATSSIVVSYYWHFVDVVWVVLFFVIYFLK